The Rhipicephalus sanguineus isolate Rsan-2018 chromosome 7, BIME_Rsan_1.4, whole genome shotgun sequence genome includes a window with the following:
- the LOC119400319 gene encoding keratin-associated protein 19-2-like has protein sequence MTRLLLVSVLAISVACVASYQQNILWRSGSNSYSPYDYGSGAYGSYWGSGSGSYYPFPGGLGGLSVYGNGGSSNSFGYGSNYPSNVYYGQGNGFGGGWYGQQQQVQYW, from the exons ATGACCCGTCTTCTGCTAGTCTCCGTGCTCGCGATATCAGTGGCCTGCGTCGCGTCCTATCAGCAGAACATACTGTGGAGAAGTGGCTCCAACAGTTACAGCCCTTATGACTACG GCAGCGGCGCATACGGCAGCTACTGGGGAAGTGGTTCAGGCAGTTATTATCCCTTCCCTGGTGGCCTTGGAGGACTGAGCGTGTATGGAAACGGAGGCAGCAGCAATAGCTTTGGCTACGGCTCCAACTATCCTTCGAACGTCTACTATGGCCAAGGCAATGGATTCGGTGGTGGCTGGTACGGCCAACAGCAACAGGTGCAGTACTGGTAA